The Thermomicrobiales bacterium genome includes a region encoding these proteins:
- a CDS encoding thermonuclease family protein, whose protein sequence is MPPTHVLETATLPVRQSDPVTHLLTRTPEPVSPNTPQSPTNIPFRMPDPPTETTIPATQTAVPPTSTVSGLALAATDCSGYDAWEWAQSVFETDPSAFASLDPDGNGVACDGLTSGFAPAFWMTSLPHGLSQGVLVSIVDGDTYEITVDGETSRYRLYRADTPEVGELVECGGTNATEFVRFALGFNDTPGFVWIEEVGQRDRHGRRLAYVWFTVDGQPYLLNHVLINNGWAENIDYGDDFDPYPTQLGSAANFAQSHRLGVWSQCGGFGVALPSPTPLPTQVPLPTQVPVPTDVPYAPPTQAPMNLGGGNCDPNYTPCVPNVPYDLDCDDIRFSVQVIGYDRHGFDRENDGYGCESW, encoded by the coding sequence ATGCCTCCAACGCATGTTCTGGAGACGGCGACCCTGCCTGTCCGGCAAAGCGATCCCGTGACGCACCTGTTGACCAGAACACCGGAACCGGTTTCCCCCAATACACCACAGAGTCCCACCAATATCCCATTTCGCATGCCGGATCCGCCGACAGAAACTACTATCCCGGCGACGCAAACTGCCGTCCCGCCAACATCCACGGTCTCCGGGCTCGCACTTGCTGCTACTGATTGCTCCGGCTACGACGCCTGGGAGTGGGCGCAGAGTGTGTTCGAAACTGATCCCTCCGCCTTCGCCAGTCTGGATCCCGACGGCAATGGGGTGGCGTGCGATGGCCTGACGTCGGGATTCGCCCCCGCATTCTGGATGACCAGCCTTCCACACGGATTGTCTCAAGGTGTCCTCGTATCCATCGTCGATGGAGACACGTACGAAATCACCGTTGACGGGGAAACAAGTCGTTACCGGCTCTATCGCGCCGATACGCCTGAAGTTGGAGAGTTAGTGGAATGCGGCGGCACGAACGCCACCGAGTTTGTCCGCTTCGCACTCGGATTCAATGACACACCGGGCTTCGTCTGGATCGAAGAGGTCGGACAGCGCGATCGACACGGCCGGAGGCTCGCCTACGTTTGGTTCACAGTCGACGGACAACCCTATCTGCTGAATCACGTGTTGATCAACAATGGATGGGCGGAAAACATCGACTACGGGGACGACTTCGACCCCTATCCGACTCAACTCGGTTCGGCCGCTAACTTCGCCCAATCCCACCGTCTCGGTGTCTGGTCTCAATGTGGCGGCTTTGGCGTTGCGCTTCCCTCGCCTACGCCACTTCCGACCCAAGTGCCGCTTCCTACTCAGGTACCGGTTCCCACCGATGTTCCCTACGCTCCGCCAACCCAGGCGCCAATGAATCTGGGGGGAGGAAACTGCGATCCCAACTACACGCCCTGTGTGCCGAATGTCCCCTATGACCTCGACTGCGATGACATCAGATTCTCGGTGCAAGTGATTGGGTACGACAGGCATGGTTTCGACAGAGAAAATGACGGATACGGCTGCGAATCCTGGTAA
- a CDS encoding ZIP family metal transporter: MSSEPVALSKTSGRGVPWLYAVVPIGLLLLTLAVIVGTGAGLRNNGAPPIETLAVQRVWLPEPDEIRLSVMNDGPDPITISQVMVDDAYWPFTMDGDMTLGRREGATLTIPYPWIEGETHAIAILSSTGVAFEAEIPVAIESPHLTGETVLRYGLIGIYVGVIPVALGLLWYPLMRRLGRSKMNFILALTVGLLLFLVVDMFQEAQEVALDAPATFDTPVLVPLLAVLAAGLLITMSRWLDRRGKRLHQTRNPSLMLAYQIALGIGLHNLGEGLAIGSAFSIGEAALGVFLIVGFTLHNVTEGIGVAAPLVENRPPLRHFVGLALLAGGPAVLGTWIGAFTFSPFWTAVFLAIGVGAIVQVIYEVGRIVWRSQERAGEPGLSWVTFGGLAAGIAVMYATALIVA, encoded by the coding sequence ATGAGCAGCGAGCCCGTTGCCCTGTCGAAGACGAGCGGTCGCGGGGTTCCCTGGCTGTATGCCGTCGTGCCGATCGGATTGCTGCTGTTGACGCTGGCCGTCATCGTGGGCACCGGCGCCGGTCTGCGGAACAATGGGGCGCCGCCGATCGAAACGCTGGCGGTGCAACGCGTCTGGTTGCCCGAGCCCGACGAGATTCGCCTGTCGGTGATGAACGACGGTCCGGATCCCATCACGATCTCGCAAGTGATGGTCGACGATGCGTATTGGCCGTTCACCATGGACGGCGATATGACGTTGGGACGTCGCGAAGGGGCAACGCTGACGATTCCCTATCCCTGGATCGAAGGGGAAACGCACGCGATTGCGATTCTGAGCTCGACCGGCGTGGCATTCGAAGCCGAGATTCCGGTTGCGATCGAGAGTCCGCATCTGACCGGTGAAACGGTGCTGCGGTATGGACTCATCGGGATCTATGTAGGGGTCATTCCGGTGGCCCTTGGGCTGCTCTGGTATCCGCTGATGCGGCGGCTTGGGCGCTCCAAGATGAACTTCATCCTGGCGTTGACGGTGGGATTGTTGCTTTTCCTGGTGGTGGATATGTTCCAGGAGGCGCAAGAGGTGGCGCTGGACGCGCCGGCCACGTTCGATACGCCGGTGCTGGTGCCGCTGCTGGCGGTCCTGGCGGCTGGACTACTGATTACCATGAGCCGTTGGCTCGACCGGCGCGGAAAGCGGCTGCATCAGACCCGCAATCCGTCGCTCATGCTGGCCTACCAGATTGCGCTCGGGATCGGGCTGCACAATCTGGGTGAAGGGTTGGCGATTGGAAGCGCGTTCTCGATCGGCGAAGCGGCGCTCGGGGTCTTCCTGATCGTCGGATTCACGTTGCACAATGTCACGGAAGGGATCGGAGTCGCCGCTCCGCTGGTCGAGAACCGCCCGCCCCTGCGGCATTTTGTGGGGCTTGCATTGCTGGCGGGAGGTCCAGCGGTGCTGGGGACGTGGATCGGGGCGTTTACCTTCTCGCCGTTCTGGACCGCGGTCTTCCTGGCGATTGGGGTTGGCGCGATCGTGCAGGTGATCTATGAGGTCGGTCGCATCGTCTGGCGCAGCCAGGAGCGTGCCGGCGAGCCGGGGTTGAGCTGGGTGACGTTCGGCGGACTGGCCGCGGGAATCGCAGTGATGTACGCGACGGCGCTCATCGTGGCGTGA
- a CDS encoding DCC1-like thiol-disulfide oxidoreductase family protein, with product MTANYQHMLIFDGDCDFCQEWAGWLALRDASTRKFRICPRKVVPSPPMTPLLMVQSRKAAQLITADGRQLSGGRAVLFALRETNWHPRLVRLLERRPFVWIVELGYKIVAANRPRFARFTPR from the coding sequence ATGACTGCGAACTATCAGCACATGCTCATCTTCGATGGCGATTGCGACTTCTGCCAGGAATGGGCTGGCTGGCTCGCCCTGCGCGATGCCAGCACCCGCAAATTCCGTATCTGTCCGCGGAAAGTCGTCCCCAGCCCACCGATGACCCCATTGCTCATGGTCCAGTCGCGCAAGGCCGCCCAGCTCATCACCGCCGATGGACGCCAACTCTCCGGGGGACGCGCCGTGCTCTTCGCGCTCCGCGAAACCAACTGGCATCCCCGCCTCGTCCGGCTGCTGGAGCGTCGCCCCTTCGTCTGGATCGTCGAGCTCGGCTACAAGATCGTCGCCGCCAACCGGCCGCGTTTCGCCCGCTTCACGCCACGATGA
- a CDS encoding multicopper oxidase domain-containing protein, translating to MDRRQLLRIGASGAVIGGVGVSVPLLKERGSSASESERMPPGHSLMQTDDADHMSDDHVAANGGTVGDIVYDEDRLDPSVFATAFDYGHVSTMADGTAVREWDIVALDREIEIAPGLYFPAWTFNGQVPGPTLRCNEGDRLRINFVNNGSHPHSLHFHGIHSSYMDGVPGIGRGNVEPGTMFTYEFNAKPFGVHLYHCHTAPLKRHIHKGLYGAFIVNPDPARRGEKARERHPDSPEFEKWQEFVMVMNAFDTNFDAENDVYAVNTVAFHYMRHPIAIDKSRPVRIYLVNVTEFDLINSFHLHANFFDYYDTGTQLEPNLRTVDTIMQAQAQRGILEFSYDDDDHEPGLYMFHAHVSEFAELGWMSAFDLQEGGAA from the coding sequence GTGGATCGCCGGCAACTGTTGCGTATCGGGGCGAGTGGCGCGGTCATTGGCGGGGTGGGCGTATCGGTTCCGCTGCTGAAAGAGCGGGGTTCGTCGGCGTCCGAGAGCGAGCGGATGCCTCCGGGGCATTCGCTCATGCAGACGGACGACGCCGACCATATGAGCGACGACCATGTGGCGGCGAACGGCGGAACGGTGGGGGACATCGTTTACGACGAGGATCGGCTCGATCCCTCGGTTTTTGCCACGGCGTTCGACTATGGCCACGTTTCGACGATGGCGGATGGCACGGCGGTGCGCGAGTGGGACATTGTGGCGCTCGACCGGGAGATCGAGATCGCGCCGGGGTTGTACTTTCCGGCCTGGACCTTCAATGGTCAGGTGCCGGGTCCGACGTTGCGCTGCAACGAGGGCGACCGGCTGCGGATCAACTTCGTCAATAACGGCTCGCACCCGCATTCGCTGCATTTCCACGGGATCCATTCGTCGTACATGGACGGGGTGCCGGGAATCGGGCGGGGGAACGTCGAACCGGGAACGATGTTCACGTATGAGTTCAACGCCAAGCCGTTTGGGGTGCATCTCTACCACTGCCATACCGCGCCGTTGAAACGGCATATCCACAAGGGGTTGTATGGCGCGTTCATTGTGAATCCCGATCCGGCGCGGCGCGGGGAGAAAGCGCGCGAGCGGCATCCCGACTCTCCGGAATTCGAGAAGTGGCAGGAGTTCGTGATGGTGATGAACGCCTTCGATACGAACTTCGATGCCGAGAACGATGTGTATGCGGTCAACACAGTGGCATTCCATTACATGCGGCACCCGATCGCGATCGACAAGTCACGCCCGGTGCGGATCTATCTGGTGAATGTGACCGAGTTCGACCTGATCAATTCTTTCCATCTGCATGCCAACTTCTTCGACTACTACGACACCGGAACGCAGCTCGAACCGAATCTGCGCACGGTCGACACGATCATGCAGGCGCAGGCGCAGCGGGGGATTCTGGAGTTCAGCTATGACGACGACGATCACGAGCCGGGGCTCTATATGTTCCACGCGCATGTGTCGGAGTTCGCCGAGCTCGGCTGGATGAGCGCGTTCGATCTGCAGGAAGGAGGAGCCGCATGA
- a CDS encoding LuxR C-terminal-related transcriptional regulator, protein MATRVVDEAGSRAAVTPEFRVAHTACMESASETLRAGPLMVATKFHAPVWRPGFVSRRRLVDKLNLGAERNVTLISAPAGFGKTTLLAEWLADDATGRAISWVSLDQNDNDPALFWAYAISALRAQERNLGERALTLLRSLQAAPIESVLTSLINELSASPRTFVLVLDDLHTIENRAIHEALGFLLDHLPPQLRLVMTTRADPPLNLSRLRARGELNELRAADLRFTPDEARAFLNDVMGLHLSDGDVRVLDARAEGWIAGLQLAALSIRDHEDASGFIQTFAGDHRYIVDYLLEEVLHRQTEDTRDFLLRTSILDRLSGPLCDTVTGQRDGAAQLVALERGNFFLIPLDSTRTWYRYHHLFADVLKARLLEEYPEQVAQLHLNASEWYEKQGLAPDAIGHALAAGAYVRAADLVELTAREMQQHRQETTMLGWLTMVPEEEIRCRPVLSTVYAGLQLWNGKRDMVEDWLRNAERWLDAMRDQASGVPAGMRVADQDELERLPGSIAVYRAGSALIDGDVFRTMEFARSADQLIPDDDYLYRGAAAALQGLAFWTVGNLESAYEAYASGMASLRRGGYIIDAVGGSIGLADLRIAQGRLHDAMVIYQHGLNLSTEHGLRSPSGMADMYAGMGELHREWNDLDTATHLFAQSDALGESAGSPQHPHRWRVALARLRASQGDLDGAIALFDEAEPRHVSDMFPKIRPIPAMRARIWIAQGRLDEASGWARDQGLLVDDPISYLNVFDLLTLARVLLAQGAEVRSEADLLRAMRLLERLRDAADAGGWTGNLIETLMLEALGHQRLGNLDAARASLDRALTLAEPGGYVRTFVDEGEPMRQLLREVASGGGGRRAQRILLSWGAPNRPAAGPGIASGLVEPLTPREVEILRLIAAGLRNQEIADQLYISLPTVKRHLANAYGKLDVTHRTEAVARANALGIL, encoded by the coding sequence ATGGCCACCAGGGTTGTGGATGAGGCGGGTTCGCGCGCGGCCGTGACGCCCGAATTTCGGGTGGCGCATACTGCGTGCATGGAGAGCGCATCGGAAACGCTGAGAGCCGGACCGCTTATGGTGGCGACGAAGTTCCACGCCCCAGTTTGGCGTCCGGGCTTTGTCTCGCGCCGCCGGCTCGTGGACAAACTCAACCTCGGAGCGGAGCGAAACGTCACGCTGATTTCCGCCCCTGCCGGGTTTGGGAAAACGACGTTGCTGGCCGAATGGCTGGCGGACGATGCAACGGGACGGGCCATATCGTGGGTTTCGCTCGATCAGAACGACAACGATCCCGCGCTTTTCTGGGCCTACGCCATTTCCGCGTTGCGAGCACAGGAGCGCAACCTTGGGGAACGCGCGCTGACGCTCTTGCGTTCCCTGCAAGCTGCGCCAATCGAGTCCGTGCTGACCAGTCTGATCAATGAGCTGTCCGCTTCACCACGCACCTTCGTCCTCGTGCTCGACGATCTGCATACGATCGAGAACCGGGCAATCCATGAGGCGCTCGGATTTCTGCTCGATCATCTTCCGCCACAACTGCGGTTGGTCATGACGACCCGGGCAGATCCGCCGTTGAATCTGTCCCGGCTGCGCGCTCGGGGTGAACTGAACGAGCTACGCGCCGCCGATTTGCGGTTCACCCCGGATGAGGCGCGCGCATTTCTCAACGATGTCATGGGATTGCACCTCTCCGATGGTGATGTGCGCGTGCTGGATGCCCGAGCCGAAGGCTGGATTGCCGGCCTGCAATTGGCGGCGCTGTCGATTCGGGATCACGAGGATGCGTCCGGTTTCATCCAGACGTTTGCGGGCGATCATCGCTATATCGTCGACTACCTGTTGGAAGAGGTGCTGCACCGGCAGACCGAGGACACCCGAGACTTTCTGCTCAGGACCTCGATCCTCGATCGGTTGAGCGGTCCACTGTGCGATACGGTCACCGGGCAACGGGATGGGGCTGCGCAGCTGGTGGCGCTCGAGCGGGGTAACTTTTTTCTGATACCGCTGGACAGCACGCGGACCTGGTATCGATATCACCATTTGTTTGCCGATGTACTCAAAGCGCGGCTGCTGGAGGAGTACCCAGAGCAGGTGGCGCAGCTTCACCTGAACGCGAGCGAGTGGTATGAGAAGCAGGGGCTGGCCCCTGACGCAATTGGTCATGCGCTGGCCGCCGGCGCCTATGTCAGAGCCGCAGATCTCGTCGAGCTGACGGCTCGGGAAATGCAGCAACACCGGCAAGAGACCACCATGCTTGGCTGGCTCACCATGGTCCCCGAGGAGGAGATCAGATGCCGGCCGGTGCTTAGCACGGTTTATGCGGGGCTCCAGCTCTGGAACGGTAAGCGGGACATGGTGGAAGACTGGCTGCGCAACGCAGAGCGGTGGCTCGATGCGATGCGAGATCAGGCATCCGGCGTCCCTGCCGGGATGCGGGTGGCGGATCAGGACGAGCTCGAACGGCTGCCGGGATCGATCGCGGTCTACCGAGCCGGGTCCGCACTGATAGATGGAGATGTCTTCCGCACGATGGAGTTCGCGCGGTCCGCGGACCAGCTCATTCCGGACGATGACTATCTGTATCGCGGAGCCGCGGCCGCGCTCCAGGGACTTGCTTTCTGGACGGTCGGCAACCTCGAATCCGCCTATGAGGCGTATGCCAGTGGGATGGCAAGCCTGCGGCGAGGCGGGTACATCATCGATGCCGTCGGCGGATCCATCGGGTTGGCCGATCTGCGAATTGCCCAGGGTCGGCTTCATGATGCGATGGTGATCTACCAACACGGACTCAATCTGTCCACTGAACATGGACTTCGGTCGCCCAGTGGCATGGCCGATATGTACGCCGGTATGGGCGAACTCCACCGGGAGTGGAATGATTTGGACACGGCGACGCACCTGTTTGCACAGAGCGACGCATTGGGAGAGTCCGCTGGTTCTCCGCAGCATCCACATCGCTGGCGCGTGGCTCTGGCCCGGCTGCGGGCCAGTCAGGGAGATTTGGACGGCGCTATCGCGCTGTTCGACGAAGCGGAGCCCCGGCATGTCAGTGACATGTTTCCGAAGATTCGTCCCATCCCGGCGATGCGAGCACGAATCTGGATTGCGCAGGGGCGACTGGATGAGGCCTCCGGGTGGGCGCGCGATCAGGGCCTGTTAGTAGACGATCCCATCAGCTACTTGAACGTCTTCGATCTCCTCACGCTGGCTCGCGTTCTTCTGGCGCAGGGGGCCGAGGTTCGCTCCGAAGCGGACCTTCTGCGCGCGATGCGGCTTCTCGAACGGCTGCGGGACGCCGCGGATGCTGGTGGGTGGACTGGCAACCTGATCGAGACTCTGATGCTGGAGGCACTCGGTCACCAGCGGCTGGGGAACCTCGATGCAGCGCGCGCATCACTCGACCGCGCGCTGACATTGGCCGAACCCGGAGGGTACGTGCGCACCTTCGTGGACGAAGGGGAACCGATGCGCCAATTGCTGCGTGAGGTCGCCAGTGGTGGAGGGGGACGCCGCGCCCAGCGCATCTTGCTCTCCTGGGGCGCGCCGAACCGGCCGGCAGCGGGGCCGGGGATCGCATCTGGACTGGTCGAACCGTTGACTCCGCGGGAAGTCGAGATCTTGCGCTTGATTGCGGCCGGTCTGCGGAACCAGGAGATCGCCGACCAGCTCTACATCAGCCTGCCAACCGTGAAACGCCACCTCGCCAATGCCTACGGCAAGCTCGATGTCACACATCGCACGGAAGCGGTTGCCCGGGCGAACGCGCTGGGGATTCTCTAG
- a CDS encoding MBL fold metallo-hydrolase → MYFKQFLNELVGCASYLVASRQTGEAAIVDPGVEIGQYNELLKDRNFTLRYVIDTHIHADHVSGARRLAAEHAAELCLFETASVAYPFRPLSDGEELPLGQLRLRIVHTPGHRPELISILIINPERSPEPSMVLTGDSLLVGDVGRPDFGGGDAQQQYESVGRLLRLPDWVAVFPGHFEGPCGKHMCGRPSTTVGFERLFNPIARMDREPFVDKLAGEVPARPLNMIAIEATNRGDTDAYWAMLSRMSQIPQLSNEEFDALDTSPVLIDVREPGEFARGHLAGAINIPQAELATRIEELPKDRPVVTVCLSGARSYRSAQFLAQMGFEHVSSLAGGVSGWLEDGREIEVGVEIPDGPRVIETEWAHAGAG, encoded by the coding sequence ATGTACTTCAAGCAATTCCTGAACGAACTGGTCGGGTGCGCGTCGTATCTGGTGGCGTCGCGGCAGACTGGAGAGGCGGCAATCGTCGATCCTGGGGTGGAGATCGGCCAATATAACGAGCTCTTGAAGGACCGGAATTTCACGCTGCGGTACGTGATCGATACCCATATCCACGCCGATCATGTCTCCGGAGCGCGCAGACTGGCAGCTGAGCATGCGGCGGAGCTTTGCCTTTTCGAAACGGCGAGCGTGGCGTATCCGTTCCGACCGTTGAGCGACGGCGAGGAGTTGCCACTGGGGCAGTTGCGTCTGAGGATCGTGCATACGCCTGGGCACCGGCCGGAATTGATTTCGATTTTGATCATCAACCCGGAGCGGAGTCCGGAACCGTCGATGGTGCTGACCGGGGATTCGCTGTTGGTGGGCGATGTGGGGCGGCCCGACTTTGGCGGTGGCGATGCGCAACAGCAATACGAGAGCGTGGGGCGGTTGCTGCGGTTGCCGGATTGGGTGGCGGTGTTCCCCGGGCATTTCGAGGGGCCGTGCGGCAAGCATATGTGCGGCCGACCGAGCACGACGGTGGGATTCGAGCGGTTGTTCAATCCGATCGCGCGGATGGATCGGGAGCCGTTCGTGGACAAACTGGCGGGCGAGGTGCCAGCGCGGCCATTGAACATGATTGCGATCGAGGCGACCAACCGGGGGGACACGGACGCATATTGGGCGATGCTCAGCCGGATGAGCCAGATTCCCCAGCTCTCGAACGAGGAATTCGACGCGCTCGATACGTCGCCGGTCCTGATCGATGTGCGCGAACCGGGCGAGTTCGCCCGCGGACATCTTGCGGGCGCGATCAACATCCCCCAGGCGGAGCTGGCGACCCGTATCGAGGAGCTGCCGAAGGACCGGCCTGTGGTGACGGTGTGTCTCAGCGGGGCGCGGTCGTATCGGTCGGCGCAGTTTCTGGCGCAGATGGGATTCGAGCATGTCTCGAGCCTGGCTGGTGGTGTGAGCGGGTGGTTGGAAGATGGCCGTGAGATCGAGGTTGGCGTGGAGATCCCGGATGGACCGCGGGTGATCGAAACGGAGTGGGCGCACGCGGGGGCGGGATGA
- a CDS encoding DUF998 domain-containing protein, protein MRSSNAEPLAQPNTLAGQRLTAVLLCAGLIAPFVFAPFAIWAGMITPGYSHISSTFSDAAAQGQPHPEIMGTGLLILAILLAFFAVGCFLAFPRYNRIVFIPVFLTAFAIGGTGMFHDYNRAPGSPRNLEGWLHNAFASLTILSAIAAILLSGFAARRQPGWSHLTLPAIGFAIAAGLCGYLFETVSDSRDGLAERGFATAALGWMVIVAITALATIDDPRLPRLFGPERSPDPANPGHD, encoded by the coding sequence GTGCGATCGTCCAACGCCGAACCTCTCGCTCAGCCGAATACGCTCGCCGGTCAGCGGCTAACCGCCGTGCTGCTCTGCGCCGGATTGATCGCCCCCTTTGTCTTCGCGCCGTTTGCCATCTGGGCCGGGATGATCACTCCAGGCTATTCGCATATCTCCAGCACCTTTAGCGACGCCGCCGCCCAAGGCCAACCCCATCCGGAAATCATGGGCACAGGCCTCCTGATTCTCGCCATCCTGCTCGCCTTCTTCGCGGTCGGCTGTTTTCTCGCCTTCCCCCGCTACAACCGGATAGTGTTCATCCCGGTCTTCCTCACAGCATTCGCCATCGGCGGCACCGGCATGTTTCATGACTACAATCGCGCCCCGGGCTCCCCGCGAAATCTCGAAGGATGGCTGCACAATGCCTTCGCCTCGCTCACCATCCTGAGCGCCATCGCCGCCATCCTCCTTTCTGGCTTCGCCGCCCGTCGGCAACCCGGCTGGAGCCATCTCACCCTGCCAGCCATTGGCTTTGCCATCGCCGCAGGACTCTGTGGCTATCTCTTCGAAACCGTCTCGGACAGCCGCGACGGCCTCGCAGAACGCGGCTTCGCCACGGCCGCTCTTGGCTGGATGGTCATCGTCGCCATCACCGCCCTTGCGACCATCGACGACCCACGCCTCCCGCGGCTCTTCGGCCCAGAACGCTCCCCCGACCCAGCCAATCCAGGACACGACTGA
- a CDS encoding MMPL family transporter, with the protein MRLTFPPASLARGAANHPWRTIGAWLLMLAAAIALMTTFLGSALTTDVTGTLTNNPESMQADQLLRDRLGSADASNGEIVVVRSPDLTVDDPVYRDYVERLYGELVSLGDDIVSEGANYYLTGDESLVSQDRHTTLIPLTFPQRLESEILQVHQVLENAEGGDAFDVSISGMATLDAEIKEVAESDLARGEAIGISVALIVLVIAFGAIAAAVLPIVMAIVAIILGLGATAVLGQVFDIPFVVLNVMTMMGLAVGIDYSLLVVSRYREERAAGREKIDAIAATGGTAGRTVLVSGVTVALALSGLLIIPDASNRAVGAGSLLVILAAVLSTMLLLPALLSLMGDRVDALRIPLLQRRATEASSSRFWDGLTGAVMGRPVLSLVLAAGILLAAASSIVDLNQGEVGIEALPDGLMSRQAYLVLQEEFGFGQDLPAMVVIDGDTESAAVQGAIARLEEEVATDAAFAGATLTTYPEDDLAVLQVRMAGDATSGTATEAIERLRDDYIPMAFSDTPATALVTGRSAQILDLNNVTTTYTPIVIAFVLGLSFLFLMVAFRSIVVPIKAILMNLLSVGAAFGLLVLVFQKGVGAELLGFQQVEVIQTGLPLFVFAILFGLSMDYHVFLISRIRERFLETGDNTEAVAYGLRTTGRLITSASLIMVAVFAGFALGRMAPLQQLGFGLAVAVLVDATIVRCILVPASMRLLGSWNWYLPNFLNWLPEIRMEQSAVVEPVTAGD; encoded by the coding sequence ATGCGATTGACATTCCCTCCGGCGTCCCTGGCTCGGGGCGCCGCGAACCATCCGTGGCGAACGATCGGCGCCTGGCTGCTCATGCTGGCAGCCGCGATTGCGCTCATGACTACTTTTCTGGGAAGCGCGCTGACCACGGACGTTACCGGAACACTGACGAACAATCCTGAGTCGATGCAGGCGGACCAACTGCTGCGCGACCGGCTTGGGAGCGCCGATGCGTCCAATGGTGAGATCGTGGTGGTGCGATCGCCGGACCTGACGGTGGACGATCCCGTTTATCGCGACTATGTCGAACGGCTGTATGGCGAACTGGTCAGCCTGGGGGACGACATCGTCTCCGAGGGAGCGAACTACTACCTGACGGGAGACGAGTCGCTGGTGTCCCAGGATCGGCACACGACGCTGATCCCGTTGACGTTCCCGCAGCGGCTGGAGAGCGAGATCCTCCAGGTGCATCAGGTGCTGGAGAACGCGGAGGGGGGCGATGCGTTCGATGTTTCCATCTCCGGGATGGCCACGCTCGATGCCGAGATCAAAGAGGTTGCCGAGAGCGACCTGGCGAGGGGTGAGGCAATCGGGATTTCCGTGGCACTGATCGTGCTCGTCATTGCCTTCGGCGCCATCGCGGCCGCTGTGCTCCCGATCGTAATGGCAATCGTGGCGATCATTCTGGGGCTGGGCGCTACCGCTGTACTGGGTCAGGTGTTCGATATTCCGTTCGTGGTGCTCAATGTGATGACCATGATGGGGCTTGCGGTTGGAATCGATTACTCGCTACTGGTCGTGTCGCGCTATCGGGAAGAACGCGCAGCGGGGCGGGAGAAGATCGACGCGATTGCCGCGACTGGCGGAACGGCTGGACGGACCGTGCTGGTGAGCGGTGTGACGGTGGCGCTCGCGCTCTCCGGACTGCTGATCATTCCCGATGCGAGCAATCGGGCGGTTGGCGCGGGTTCACTGCTGGTCATTCTGGCTGCGGTATTGAGCACGATGCTGCTCCTGCCGGCGCTGCTGAGCCTGATGGGCGATCGGGTCGATGCGCTGCGGATTCCGCTGTTGCAGCGGCGCGCAACCGAGGCATCCAGCAGCCGGTTCTGGGACGGATTGACCGGGGCCGTGATGGGGCGTCCGGTGCTCAGTTTGGTGCTTGCCGCGGGGATTCTGCTGGCAGCCGCCAGCTCGATCGTCGACCTGAATCAGGGCGAAGTTGGTATCGAGGCGTTGCCTGATGGACTGATGTCGAGGCAGGCGTATCTGGTGCTGCAAGAAGAGTTTGGGTTTGGGCAAGATCTGCCGGCCATGGTGGTCATCGACGGCGATACTGAATCGGCTGCGGTTCAGGGGGCTATCGCCCGTCTCGAGGAGGAAGTCGCAACCGATGCCGCGTTTGCGGGCGCGACGCTCACGACCTATCCGGAGGACGATCTTGCCGTCTTGCAGGTGCGGATGGCGGGAGATGCGACCTCCGGGACCGCCACCGAGGCCATCGAGCGGTTGCGCGATGACTACATCCCGATGGCATTTTCCGATACGCCAGCTACCGCGCTGGTGACTGGCAGATCAGCCCAGATCCTCGATCTGAACAACGTCACCACGACCTACACACCCATCGTGATCGCGTTTGTGCTCGGGCTCAGTTTCCTGTTCCTGATGGTGGCGTTCCGGTCGATCGTGGTGCCAATCAAGGCTATTCTGATGAATCTGCTCTCGGTGGGGGCGGCCTTCGGGCTGCTGGTGCTGGTCTTCCAGAAGGGCGTGGGGGCCGAGCTGCTCGGTTTCCAGCAGGTCGAGGTGATTCAGACCGGGCTCCCGCTCTTCGTGTTCGCCATCCTGTTCGGGCTTTCGATGGACTATCACGTCTTCCTGATCAGCCGGATCCGCGAGCGATTTCTGGAGACCGGCGACAACACGGAAGCGGTTGCCTATGGGTTGCGCACGACGGGGCGGCTGATCACGAGCGCGTCGCTCATCATGGTGGCGGTCTTCGCCGGATTTGCGCTGGGGCGGATGGCGCCGTTGCAGCAGCTCGGTTTCGGATTGGCGGTGGCGGTGCTGGTGGACGCGACGATTGTGCGCTGCATCCTGGTTCCGGCCAGCATGCGATTGCTGGGAAGCTGGAACTGGTACCTGCCGAATTTCCTGAACTGGTTGCCGGAGATTCGCATGGAACAGTCGGCTGTCGTCGAGCCGGTGACAGCCGGAGATTAG